Proteins encoded within one genomic window of Ranitomeya variabilis isolate aRanVar5 chromosome 4, aRanVar5.hap1, whole genome shotgun sequence:
- the LOC143769819 gene encoding uncharacterized protein LOC143769819 isoform X2 has product MTERRSTRANKGAKYKEFVADGMLNFFWEKEKPLAVRRLETTYPRKTRTLKYFLEQAAVLPEIGDPDTDIDCRLYTTDEIEASLALVEMSREAEEKRKPSQEEIDAAVELTSLSKNWEERRATEQVEIPKVKTSRKRANKTSKPPPNKRAKKNSDEVVTTSNDPLPSVSPTK; this is encoded by the exons ATGACTGAAAGAAGGTCTACCAGAGCAAACAAAGGGGCCAAATACAAGGAATTTGTAGCTGATGGCATGCTCAACTTTTTCTGGGAAAAGGAAAAACCAC TAGCTGTTCGTCGTCTTGAAACAACATATCCAAGAAAGACAAGAACACTAAAATACTTCTTGGAACAGGCCGCCGTACTCCCTGAGATCGGAGATCCCGATACTGACATAGACTGCAGGCTATACACAAC AGATGAGATTGAGGCATCGCTCGCTCTTGTGGAGATGTCGAGAGAAGCTGAGGAGAAGAGAAAACCCAGCCA AGAAGAGATTGATGCCGCGGTCGAACTTACGAGTCTATCAAAGAATTGGGAGGAACGCAGAGCAACCGAGCA GGTCGAAATTCCAAAAGTAAAGACCTCAAGAAAAAGAGCCAATAAGACCAGCAAGCCTCCACCCAATAAAAGAGCAAAAAAGAACAGTGATGAG GTGGTGACCACCAGCAATGATCCTCTGCCATCAGTATCTCCAACTAAATGA
- the LOC143769819 gene encoding uncharacterized protein LOC143769819 isoform X1, which yields MTERRSTRANKGAKYKEFVADGMLNFFWEKEKPLAVRRLETTYPRKTRTLKYFLEQAAVLPEIGDPDTDIDCRLYTTDEIEASLALVEMSREAEEKRKPSQEEIDAAVELTSLSKNWEERRATEQVEIPKVKTSRKRANKTSKPPPNKRAKKNSDEVTQSTDTFIPVWGKGEEDPSIPALLD from the exons ATGACTGAAAGAAGGTCTACCAGAGCAAACAAAGGGGCCAAATACAAGGAATTTGTAGCTGATGGCATGCTCAACTTTTTCTGGGAAAAGGAAAAACCAC TAGCTGTTCGTCGTCTTGAAACAACATATCCAAGAAAGACAAGAACACTAAAATACTTCTTGGAACAGGCCGCCGTACTCCCTGAGATCGGAGATCCCGATACTGACATAGACTGCAGGCTATACACAAC AGATGAGATTGAGGCATCGCTCGCTCTTGTGGAGATGTCGAGAGAAGCTGAGGAGAAGAGAAAACCCAGCCA AGAAGAGATTGATGCCGCGGTCGAACTTACGAGTCTATCAAAGAATTGGGAGGAACGCAGAGCAACCGAGCA GGTCGAAATTCCAAAAGTAAAGACCTCAAGAAAAAGAGCCAATAAGACCAGCAAGCCTCCACCCAATAAAAGAGCAAAAAAGAACAGTGATGAGGTAACACAGAGCACCGATACCTTCATTCCTGTGTGGGGGAAGGGAGAGGAGGACCCCTCTATACCAGCGCTTTTAGACTGA